ATGACTGCACGCAAGCAGTCCTCTATTAATTCAAATATCTGTTGAATATATGTTGAAATATTCTGACCATTTCTCAGATGGCAAAATACTGGAAAAGTCAAACATTGTATTTTGAATATAACCAGTAGACATAAAGCATGAAGTGTGAATTAGTAAGCCAGGACCTGAAAAAATCCAAAGCCAAGAATTCTTTTTGATAAGAAATTTTTacaattttctttcctttttgtaCATTATATCTGGTTCCCAGTGAGCCACGATAGTGTGACCATGAGCCAGCATgaacaataccaggaccctgaaagtGAAGCAGCTAAAGGGAACTGTGCTTTTAATACTGTgatatgtcaaaatgtctttacTGGAAAAAGCCTGACAACAACATATACCATACATGCACTCTGGGTTCACCTGGACTATGCTGTCTCTACAGCAGTTGACAGAAcaccacaaggtccatttagtagttGTTTCAgaaatagatttatttttttatgtttgttgttgtgcatTCAAGTTCTGACAGAAATATAGTAGAGTATGCAGTATATCATGCAAAAACAACCATATACTATTCAATTATAAACTAAAATCTATTGTCATTCCCTCTTGTtaccaataataataaactatcAATATTAATACACTAAAATCTATTTTAAGTCTTCAGTTCCTTTTACTTACCAGAAATAATAaactacaaataataataaattgtaaGTTGTAAAAATCAACAGTACCCTCTTGTTACCAATAATTATAAACtaccaataataatataatctaTTGTCAATCAACAGTAAACTATGGAGTCccataatattatatattttttatcttgtgtgcacaagatttaaaaaataatcttacTACCTTCTTGTTACCAATAATTATAAACGGTAGTTTATTGGTATTGGTAACAAGAGGTAACtgaatatttacaatattatatattattataatctaTTGCAAATCAACTGTACCCTCTTGTTACCACTGGGAGGCAGTAGTGTACTTCGCGGCGTGTTTACTATCTACcattaaaacaaataagaaaGCAGCAGGTGCTGGATAAGATGTGGTTAAAATGGATTTTCACCTCATTAAAGAGAGCGTACATGAGGTATTAGCACAAACTGCAGATATCGTACACCTCCCGTGAGCTCGCTGCCTCTCTCGCATCCATTTGTCAGAGGGCCTCAGTCTCGCGCTATTTATGAAGGGCTCTCCCTGTGGGTGTCACACAGATCtgatgctgcagctgctgcttccTGTATTGAAGCACCATCAACCAGAGCCAAAGCCCTTTTTCGCTTGAGAGCCCCACACCTCGGACTGAAAGACGGAGGGATTTGTTGCTTGGACGCTGCCAGTCGAGTCGGCCTCCCGGTGTAGCTGCCGGTACACCCGTGGCGGCTCGCTGTCTTGTGAAAGCTGAGAAGAGGGGCTGCACATTAGGGCAGAAAGACGCAGGGCACGATTTTTCCAGGGGCTGGTGCTAGCTCGAAGCAGCTAGTAGGCTAGTGGCTAGTAGCAGCAGGTAGATAACCCAGAAGAagcagaaaaatagaaatgttttcACTCCAAAAGCGATAGATGCACCGGAAAACGACCTGACTTTTAACGAGCACCTCGGCATGATACGAATTACCGAAATAGCAGACTGACATGCTACCGAAAGTATAGTAActttgctaacgttagctagccaAGTTGTTAGCCATCTAGAGCTGATCCTGTTGCTTTTTCACACTTGGGTTTCGAACAAGGAAACGGCCAGATTAGCAGCTTCCCAGCTCACTGCAGGTTAGTGCGATATTTGAGAAAGTCGTTTAGGGTACTTCTTGAAATGGCTCCCAAAAGAAGACCCGTTCCCCTGAACATAACGCCCATTGGGGAAGGACAGGCCACCTCCAACACCATTGATGCTGCATCTGAGTGAGTGGCCCTAACATGAGTTAAAGTAAATTGTACCTGGGTTAAAGAGTGAGTTCCtgtaaagtgtgtttttacaagctCTGCATAAGTTTAATATCACGCACTACCCTTTTAAATGTTGACATATCTGTGTATTAAACCCTGCTGAACCGTCTGCCTCCTCCTCACAGAGCCAACCTTGAAGCCTTACAAAAGAAACTGGGTGAACTTGACCTGGACGAACAACAGAGGAAACGACTGGAAGCCTTTCTCACCCAGAAAGCCCAGGTTGGGGAACTGAAGGATGAGGATTTTGACCCCATATGTGAGTTGGGTGCTGGAAATGGAGGAGTGGTCAACAAGGTCCGCCACAAACCCTCGGGTTTGGTTATGGCCCGGAAGGTGAAAATGAACATTTGctgaatttttttgttgttgttacaggtGAAGTGTGACTGTTGGAGGGAATAAAACACATTCCAGAGGTTTTGTTTTTAGGAATTCCAGTGCAGTACAGATTTTTATCATTGCACCATAACACTCTTGCTGGCTTGGTTTGCTGCAGCCACTTCTGCATAGAGCCGCACTGACTTGCTGTGTGGAGAAAAGCACACCATGCTCCATGATCTCAAAGCAGCAACAACACATCAGGATTTGCCAGAAGTATATGAGAATGTACAAGGGCAGTTAAAGGAAAATGCAAAGTTGAGACCTTTTTTCCAATAGAACAGGAGAATAACCATTAGATAAATCTTAATATCAGCGTATCACAGATTATAATCATTGGCGgcatatctatctatctatctcatAAGTAAGAACAAATTGCAGTGCAAAGCATGCAGAAGTGGCAAAGATATGTTTGAGGTTTACAAGCAGGTTCATTGTTCCACCATAGACTCGGAACAGAAAATTACCTCGCACAGCTATAACATGAGACCGGTGCATCAGAGGGGGACGAGTAGGTCAAAAGTTGCAAAGAAACTCCCACGCGCTGTTTAActtgcaaaaataaatttataagGTGACAACGTTTTGATACTAGATTTGGTACTCATTTTTCCTGATGAAGGTGTAGTACCAAGTTTCAAATTAGACTGTGCAGGAGTTTCTCTGCAAATCCTTTTTCCACCATAAAATGTCTGTCTGGCTGCTCCCTttcaaaaacagtttttctttcAACGTTTCTTTAATTTCAAAATTTAATTAAGAGCCAAACTGTGCTCAAAACATTGTACTCTTGTTAATGAATGAAAGAGACTGTTTCCGAAAGGGAGCATTCTGCAGTGTTGGGACTCCTTGTGAAATTAAATAGTACCTACTTTTTGGATTCGGCACCTTGACATaaaagatgtttgtgtgttttacacaCTGATTTGCAGTACATATTTTGGCCTTTTTTAACAAAACCTAAAGGGATCCTCAGCTTGTGTATTTTGtgcgatttaaaaaaacaaaaaacaaaacattattctCGCAAATATAGTCAAGTATTCCTGCATCATAGCGTTGTATTATTTAGATCATAACGTAGGGTGCACAGTTTACGAGCTATTGGGATTCCATGCAGACACTACAGCAGCAACTCAAGCAAGCACAAGCTTGTAGGCTGTCGAGCCGTTAGGTGTGTGTTGACAGGCAAGTTGAATTTCCCCTAAAAGTTCTACAAATGATGAGACACAATTTTTGAAAACTGCATTTGTTATGGGGGTTATCACTACTTTAAAACATAGGTGTAAATTCTCAGACATTTGGTGTGTATATAGACTCACGTGGTTTGTGTCAGTGATTGAAACTACTTTAAATGTGAAATCCCAAATATGTGTTGTATAACATATCACACAGACGAACTGGAAAGTGTTGTATTTATGCCAACCACCACCTTTTGAAATGCGTTATCTTGAGATGTTTGGAGGTCAGTGAGTGATGTAACAGCATCGGGTGCATTTCTTTTTGTCAGAACAGCAGTTTATGGTCTCATTCATTCCCTCCTCAGTTGATCCACCTGGAAATCAAGCCTGCCATCAGAAACCAGATTATCAGAGAGCTGCAGGTGCTGCATGAATGCAACTCCCCCTACATTGTGGGCTTCTATGGGGCCTTTTACAGTGATGGGGAGATCAGCATCTGTATGGAGCACATGGTGAGAGACTGTTAGCAGGGCTTGCAACCAATGAACATACCAGTATGTTGTCTATTTGATTGGGGGGGGGAAGTTTGTTTTAATGGTTATGTCAGATTTATGTTGTGCAACTTGTCTCTGCAGGATGGGGGATCCTTGGACCAGGTCCTGAAGGAAGCCAGGAGAATCCCAGAAGAAATCCTGGGGAAAGTTAGCATAGCTGTATGTAGTTCACTAATTAATACAATACAAATGTAGTTTCTACCTTTTGACTTGAGAGCAGCTTACCGGATAtgtatgtcattttaaaatcgGTTGCAGTGGTATGAATTGATATTTATTTGATTCTTAAAGCTTGTTAACATATGGTTTTTTTTGCAAATGCACTGCtatttgtgggtgtgtgtctttTGTGGTGTTGCTTAACTAGCGGTCATGCATGAGTCACAAACAACAGGGCTTACTGTATTTTACTCAACTTAAACTCTTGCATCAAGTCCAAATAACCAATTTTTAAATTGATATCTACACAgggaatggtgtgtgtgtgtgtgtgtgtgtgtgtgtgtgagatgttaATGTTTTGCTCTCTTGTTTACAGGTACTGAGAGGATTAGCATACCTGCGGGAGAAGCACCAGATCATGCATAGAGGTAAGGGCGTTCTCTAGTTTTAATGACTCGCATTGCTCTCAAAATCATTTCTGCAACATCAATTTCAGATCACTGTGGTGTGTAGTTTACAAAATCAAATGATGGGCGATAGACTAACATAATTATTGGCTATGATGATGATCAGGGTGTATGTGGACATTAAGGTGTGGAGTGTAGTATTGTGTACATTCATGTTGTCTTGGTGCTATTGATTCATTTGTGCATCACAAATACATGAATATCACAATGTTgttaaagaaagagagattttttttgttatttttgtctgGTATTAGCAATAAAATTTATAGAAATGACCAAGGGCAAGTCTGTTCAGGTTACAGGAAATTTGGAAAGAATacgttgggttttttttttgtttctttaatggCCGTTTGTGGCTAATATAATGTTCAGTATTAGTGGTAGCTAAATTTTGCAGTTGCTTGTAAGGCAACCCGCAGAGATTCAGACCATGCAAATGTTACAGTCTAAACATCACgtttataaaaaagaaaagcatggATAGAAATGCAGGATTATCCTTCAATTTTCCACTGACATTATCCTTGCTGTGCTAAAACATGCTCAAGCACACTAACAAAAAGCACATAGGTATTATTGCTATTTCCAAATGTCTAAgcgtttttttttgttgttgttttttttgctgttggtGAAACCACTTTAAATGGACCACATTAACTAGACCCGGCTGCAGACGTCCCTGTACTTTTTCAGATCAGATTTGTATTAATTGTCTTCATGCTTTTTTCCTCCATATGTACTGCATCAACATCTTAAGCACTTTAGCACGCTCACCACAAGGCAAACTGTTGTTTGGGAATACCACGAGTTCCtgattttgaaatttgaaacaTGAAGCAAAAAAAggtttagtaaaaaaaaacattatctttGCATTCAAACAATCACAAGTCACACCATAGTAGAGTCCAGGGCAGTCTGGGTTTCCACAGCACACCAGGGAGGAACCATGGGTGTGTTGTCATGAATGGTACTGGTGAAGGCAGTAGGCAGACATCAGTGTCTCGCTGTGCTACAGGGTCGGTGGTACTCTAGGACGGTTGTCTGTGAGCTCAGGCGGTAATTACAGCCTCTCAGACATGATTATACAGCAGCCGCGCCTTGTTGACCCCTCCCTCCCGTGTCTCCCTCCATCGTTCTCCCGCTCTTTCATGGCCACCTCTTTCTCAGCCACTCCTCACGTGTCCTTGGCCGGTGGGAGGGGGTCACACACCACAGAGGGCAGATTGCAGGGCACAGTCTTACCCCATTATTTTGCAGGATGTTGTTCGGTGGGAGCGGGAAATGTGGAGGCCCGGGCTTGTTTTATAACAAGGGCTGAGCTTGAGTCGCGACTATTTTCCACCTTGCTAGATAGACGCAGCACCACAGATGCGGCCCTCTTGATAGACTGTAGTGATGGTTTAACTTTTTGTCTCTGTAGTCATTCTATGTTGcaagaaatatttttcttttgtatatttgtttattttttaatgtacaaAAGCTATTTGCTATCGGAAAGCTTTTGTTATTAATGTTTACTGTCCCAGGAGGGAAATTTGTTACCAAAGCCTGCACATATTCGTGTCTCACATGAAGTAGATATAGATGCACGCAgcatttattcatattagaaaTTCAAATTTATATATCCCGTCCCAGTCCCATGATGAATAGAGAAATTGACTCCCATCTCGCAGAAATCACACAGGAATCCGAAACAGCCTCTAATCCCTACATAGGGGTGTActtatttgctttttgtttagCCATGATTTCCTATTGTAAGCAGTCCTCTCTCATCCTGAAATTGTACATGGATTGAGTGTGGATGACGGATGAGATGCAGTATGAAGACGAGTCTCACTGAAAACTTAATGTACATTTGTTCGTCCTCGACCCCTCTGCCACATAGATGTCAAGCCCTCCAACATCCTGGTCAACTCTCGCGGAGAAATCAAGCTGTGCGACTTTGGTGTGAGCGGCCAGCTCATAGATTCCATGGCCAACTCCTTTGTTGGAACGCGCTCCTACATGTCGGTGAGTCAGCTCTGCACGCCTGCGCCCCCACCCCTTTTCCTCTGGCCCTATCCCCactttccttctcctcttttctcacATTGCTCTTGTTCACTGGCCCCGCCCTCTGCCTTCCTTTTCTCTGGCCCTCCCTCACTCCCCTGCCAAGAACTGAGGGCTGTGCCCAGGAAAGGGCTCTTTGGCAATGAGCGAGGCAACTGTGCTCACTCTTTCTCGTCCTTCTTTCCCCTCACTCTTAGACACCTGGTGGGTGCAGTGCCGAAAGCTGCTAGTCTGTGCGTCCTATTCCCAACCCTTACCCACAAAGCACCAGTGGTGTAGAGACACTTGCCCTTTCTCATACCCAATGCACACACCTGCCCTTGCTCACCCTTCTAACTAAAACAGTCCAAAGCTGCTCTTTACCTCCTGCCAAACCCTCCCATCCTCTGTCCTCTTGCCCTCACCACACCCAACGCTTCTTGCCATAAtatccccctcctcctctccccctcccatTATGCTATCCTCCACTTCCTGTGCCTACCCCACCCAGTCCTCTGCCGAACCCTCTCTCCTGCCTGGCATCTTGGCTCTACCTGCTCCCTCTGACGTAGATTGTGTGTTTCTCAACAGCCGGAGAGACTGCAGGGCACTCACTACTCTGTTCAGTCTGACGTGTGGAGCATGGGTCTGTCCCTGGTGGAGCTGGCGATTGGCCGCTACCCCATCCCTCCGCCAGAAGCCAAAGAGCTGGAGGCCATCTTCGGACGAGCCGTTATGGACGGGGCCGAGGGAGAGCCACACACCAACACGCAGAGGCCTAGACCACCCGGCAGGCCCGTGAGCGGTAGGAAACGCACAAACATTTGCAAACCTATGCGTCTCGATTTGTATAGACTTtttacattcatgttttcaTGATAAAAGCtttcaaatataattttaataaaaacaaaaagcttgcttaagatatttaaattaatttattacaactaatttgttgtttgtaatTGTGTGCATGAAATGCTGTTCTCCACAGGACATGGGATGGACAGTAGACCTGCCATGGCCATCTTTGAACTCTTGGACTACATTGTGAATGAGGTCTGAGAAAACGCCAATTTGTGTTTATtctcttaaacacacacacacatttctgtttCTACACACAAGCAAACCGTAAACATTTGCATTAATTGTTCTGTTTTTGATCTTTTAATTCTTGGTTCCTCCTCAGCCACCGCCTAAACTGCCGCTTGGGGTCTTCACCAATGATTTCCAGGACTTTGTGACAAAATGGTGAGCACTGGCAACAGCATTTTTAGTGTGAGCTACCAAACAAGTACTTATCTGCTTTTAAAGTAGATAATGTAGAGGACttaagtttgtgtttttaatgtcatgtgatgtGAAGACAGCAGTTGGTGTTAACAGAAACAAGTCTAGTGAGATCTGagattgggggaaaaaataaaacttaatcCTTCATTGACAGAAGCAGTTCTATAGTCTTGCATGTCGGTAACCTTTTTGGTGTcatttgtgtgtgcagtttgaTCAAAAACCCAGCTGAGAGAGCAGATCTGAAGATGCTGATGGTGGGTACCTGAACTTTAATTTTTGTTCATCTGCTAGTTTGATTACGAgatcattatttttttgttattgatgCAAGCAGTGCAAACAGTGGTGTcgctttttatttttctttcagagTCACACATTCATCAAGCGATCAGAAGTGGAGGAAGTGGACTTTGCCGGCTGGTTGTGCAAAACCATGGGCCTCAACCAGCCCAGTACTCCCACCCGCAGCACTGAGTGAACAGGCCCCCACTGCCCTGACCACACCTCTGGGTCTTGCTtacatacacataaatatacTACACATACAGCCATCACACACATTGGCACTTTTTTTCATCTTGCtcttgggtaaaaaaaaaaacaaaaaaaaaaaactgttttgccCCCCCCCATTAATTTCTTCACCAGCAGCAGGGCCCGTTGAGTCATTGTACTGTAAGACCACAGCTTAACCATGCCAGTGTCAAGAGTAGCCACAGCTCATGTTTCCACATTGCTGCAGAGGATGTAAAGCACTGAAGGGGCTGCCAGTGTGTCAGCTGAATTTGCATTGACTGACAAACttcttttttgtattgttaAATATTCTGTATTAATCTTTTGTATGGCAACAGTTGATGGCTTGTGGgattgtattttaataaatgactAGTGATttccaaacagacagaaatCCAAACAGATTATCTAGATGCAATTGGTTTTATTGAAGGTGAAT
This genomic window from Micropterus dolomieu isolate WLL.071019.BEF.003 ecotype Adirondacks linkage group LG05, ASM2129224v1, whole genome shotgun sequence contains:
- the map2k2a gene encoding dual specificity mitogen-activated protein kinase kinase 2a, with protein sequence MAPKRRPVPLNITPIGEGQATSNTIDAASEANLEALQKKLGELDLDEQQRKRLEAFLTQKAQVGELKDEDFDPICELGAGNGGVVNKVRHKPSGLVMARKLIHLEIKPAIRNQIIRELQVLHECNSPYIVGFYGAFYSDGEISICMEHMDGGSLDQVLKEARRIPEEILGKVSIAVLRGLAYLREKHQIMHRDVKPSNILVNSRGEIKLCDFGVSGQLIDSMANSFVGTRSYMSPERLQGTHYSVQSDVWSMGLSLVELAIGRYPIPPPEAKELEAIFGRAVMDGAEGEPHTNTQRPRPPGRPVSGHGMDSRPAMAIFELLDYIVNEPPPKLPLGVFTNDFQDFVTKCLIKNPAERADLKMLMSHTFIKRSEVEEVDFAGWLCKTMGLNQPSTPTRSTE